ATTTTCCTCTGTCTTTTGAGTAAAGACTCCTTCCTGTGCCTTGATGATGCACACAGAGATACACGTAAAGGAAGACATCCCTCAGTGTGCACACAAGCATAATCCACCCTCTGTGATCCCCACAGTGCAGAACTCAGCCAAGGTgttcctccctgcctgcccattCCTGACCCTGGGTGAGCACAGAGACGTTGTGCAGAAGGAATTTGGGTATTTTCCCATCTCTGAGCTCCATGAAATTGGGATGGCTAGGGGAGTTGATTCTAagccacagggaaaaaaaaatccaaacaaacatcATGGCTATAAAGATTGGGGTCAGAGCAACAACTGCCCAGCTTCtttgccagggctgctggagctgaaggGGAGTGCTACTTCAAATGTTCAGGGACCAAAGGAACAAGCATTGGATGTCAGGGAACCCTGTGTGTGCGTCCTAAAAAGTGAAGCTGAAGCAGAGGAGTACACCAAAGATCAGAGAGCAGCaagagaggaggtggagggCTGTTAGGGACCAATCCTTAGAAAGCCAAAGGCACGTGGAAAATGCTCATGAGGCTGATGGCCAGTCTGTCAAGAGGACATTCTGTGCTCTTCCCTGCCACAATCAGGGGGAGTTTGTTCCTTGTGGTCATGCTCTGCAATGAGCCtgggggctctgcagccccaatgacatccagtgacagctcttacAGGCAGCTGTGTCATTGCTCACCAGTCCCTTCTAGAAAGCAATACAAATTCTCTGTGCTCCTCTGCCCGTGTGGAACACCACAGCACCACAATGATGACTCTTGAGCTGGTTCCAGACCTGAACTGTGATGTTCTGCAAAAACTTTCACtttcttggttttttgttcattttgaaTTGGAGTTCATGAAGTTTGCACTGTATTGCagtaaaaaaaatctggttttcacCATTTTACATGGGGTAGACTAATTCACTTTACTTTCCTGGTGCTTCATTGGTTATAGGAAATCACACTCCAAAAAGATTATTTGACCTGTCCTTGTGACTTTCTGAGATGGAGATGTCAGTGTCCCTAAGGAATACTTTGTTTCACTACTCTTACTATCTCCAAACTTTTCCTAAGGGCTCAGTCTTCCTTGCTGTAGCTATGTCTCTCTCCTTTTCAGTGATATTAGTCACAGCCACAGGGAACAGACTATTCCTTCCTGTTCTGCAGGCTTTCATACACAGAAAGACTGCTGAACATCTCTCTCAGCTGTGCTCTTTAAACCCCAGCATTCCTGTTCCCATGCAGTTTCTTCccatacattttattttctgatgaCTCCTGCTGCTTTCTTCTGATTTCTTGCTGTGTGGTCTGTATCTTCTTgggagcagtgcccagagctgaaTGCCAGGCTGCCATTTGGCCTTGTCCAAAATGAGCAGAATCTATTCAAGGCCTTCTTCCCGGTGACACTCTTGCCAAGGTGCTGCTGTTTTGCCCTGGTACAATGTCACTGGCTCTGCTGACAGTGCACTTTGATGCCACACCTTTTGCTGAGCTGGTTGCTCTCCATCACACAACAGGGGAACTGCTCATTTCTACCTGAACTACCTGCCTTGCACTTGTCCTTAAACTCAACTTCATGGTTGAGAgcttcccagcccctgctccccacaAAGAAATATGTTATCAATAACATACTGTAGAGGTTGTTTTTGCAACGTAGCGTTTACCAGAATCACTGCCCATTAAACTCCAGACTTTCTCTTTGATAAGTAATATTTAGTTATAATTTGTAATAGCAATTGTAACTTGGTAATGATCAATGGGTGGGGCAGCTAACACCTTTGGGTAAATAAAGGTAAGAGAGGAAAAATACCAATAATTCTTACAAGAAAATGCcaataatttcttaaaagctgaGCAAAAATAgaaggtggggaggagagaGTGAAGGTGTTAAATACTGTTAGTATTTGCTTGTGAATGACTATATTTGCTTatttaaaatgagaaatgttttgcATATAGTTTCTCATATAGAATGCTGTTCCCTATATCAAATGAACAAAATAGGGACCTGATTTACTTGGAAATAGTCACAATGATCCTGGCAGATAGACACCCAGCCGTGCTGCATGAGCTGTGCTGGAGTGAACACTCAGAGTCAGGCACACTTTTCCAGAAACATGAACTCTTCTCTACCAGCTCCCCTCACTGGCAGTGAAGAGAGATGCTCAGCCCTGAagggcccagctgctgctgggcttgaGCAGAAATTCTGATGCAAACAGAATTTACATAGAGTGCACCTTTGATTTTTCAGTGCAACACACTACAGCATTGCCTGGTTTtctcccaggagctgcatcCAGGTTTGGTTATGATCTCTGGATGGGCACATTCCTACAGCTAATTCTAAAAGTATTTCCTGTTGTTTGAACAGTGCTTTTGTCTTCAGGTTGGGCTCCATACCTACTCTATGATGCATGCTTGAGTCAATTGTCCCAAATACACAAGAACTTACTCAAAACTTGCTCCCTTTTTAAGTTCTGCTCTGAAATGGGCCTTCAGAGGGGCTCCTCTTGGCCAGAGTGCCACCTCCTGTTCTGCCTTCTGGCCGCCTGCTGTTGTCTCTCACTGGAAGCAGCTTCACTGCTGATCACAATTTCAGCATGACAATTAGACCTGCTCTATTTAGTGGACTCTACATTTAAATGAAAAGTGAGAATAAGTTACAAAATGAATTTTCAGCAgtttgctgaatttcagctcTCTTTTCAGCCATCCCTTTGCAATTCTCCAGCttcaagagaagaaaattaattcttctATTCCTTAATTACTCTATCCTTAATTCCTCTATCTTAATTCCTCTATCCTTAATTCCTCTAACTTCAGCGTGAACTTAAAGGGAATGTGCAACCTACTAAAGGACAtttaatctcattttttttttctttttttttttctgttctatttAGTGAAAGAGTAAATTCTGTACTTTTATTTCAACATACCTATTTTGTACACATTATTTATCCctctccagcccagcactgcagaggtgCATCAAAGCCTTCTCCTTGCAGCCCAGCATCCTCAGAAAGTGTGTCAGCTGCACCATGAAATCACAGCCTGCAGGAATTGCCCCACTCTCCAGTAATGGCTGTGCTCCAGAAGGAACAGAAATGTGTTGGGACtttgtttgcccttgggattgAGCACCTCTGGTTACCTGGGCAATCTCTGCAGCTCCATGCCCAGAGCCCACATGATGACACCAGGTCCTGAGGAGCTCCAGGTGGCACCCAGCCTTCTCCTGCCTGTCAGTGTgcctgccctggcacacctggtgCTTGGTTTTTCCTCAAAGAGACGCTCCCCTGCCACCCTGCCCTTGCTCTCTGAGTTTACTGCAGAGTTAAACTGGCTTGCTCCAGCTTGGCATTGTGTGTCAGCGTGCTGTGCTGTGCAAATCTCACTCTggctggctgtgacatcaccTGCAATTTATTTCAGGTGCTTTGAAGTGAAAAAAATACCCACAGTCCACGGCCAAGAGCACCGGGTGAAGCCCGAGGAAAGATGGACACAGTGTGATGCAGCCGAGGCACCGAGAGGATTCCCGTCCTGTGAAGTGTGACAAACCTGGGACAAGCCAGGGTGACAAAGCTGCCGGGTGGGGCTGCCATGCCAGCGcactcagctgcctgcaggctgcACTGCCACCCCACCGATGGCACTGCCACCCCAGCCTGGACAGGCACACACGGGAGGCAATGATGCTGGCTTATCTAGAGCTGATAACACCGCCAGCACCAGGGagatgtgtgaccctgcaggagcCGCTCTGGCAGCCACTGAAATCCCCTGGCAGCCACCCCACACTCACACAGGCACCCCTGCTTTCCTCACCAGCTCAACACAAGGTTTCCTGTGGCATCTCAGACGTCTTTTAGGAGCTGCCATCTACAAGAGCTCAAgctggagctggcactgctgagcaCGGCTGGCACTGAATGTGTTCATCAATTCTGTGTTCATCAATTCTGTGTTCATCCTGCCCAGGCAGCacatccctctgctcccaggaaacGCTGCATGGCCACTTCCTacccctgggctctgctctttCAGGATTTGTGATGTCTGTGCATCTGTGTTCTGCTTTCCTTAACAGGCAGTTATGTGTATGACCTTGTACTGGACATAATTTAATGACTGCTTGTCacttaatattatttttcttcagtatCTGTAGTTTAAAcaaacttaatttctttttctttttaacaggaaaataatttaccTGTATTCGTCATTCTTTTGTTGAGTAAAAGGTAACTTCATTGAAATACTAAATTATTAGGAATATGTTCATTTTGTCTAGATGTAACTCTTCCTGAGTACATGATAAATAATCATGTGCTGGCTTTGCTCAGTATCACAAAATGGCCATGAGGAAGGGATTTTCTCttcctagagaaaaaaaaaatcaagaaagtAATAGTCTAGTGTGAAATATGAGATTTTTCTATGTCTCCTTATTAGAAAAGTGCAcatcaaaaaaaaatcatgtctGAAAATGTTTGACTCACAGAAAGTGGTTGtatataaaaaaaccaaacactgaAAAATCAAACACAATGAAAAGTGTTGCTTCTTATATTAGGATTTAGGAGCTTAAGAGAGGCTGTTTGAGTTCAAAGTGCTGATGTTTCATGTCGAATATTTTGCTCCTCTTGCTCCACAGATTGCCAGATGAGTGCCTGGATGGACGGCATGAATTGGTACCAGGGATGACTGAGAGAGGCTCTCATGGCTGGGAGAAGGCTGGCCTGGTGATTATCTCCTTGCAGAAGTTTGGTGTCCCTCCTTGTAGCCCTCACAGAACTCTTCAAAGCCATTCCTGACCCACATTCAGGATCTCTTTCAAGAAGTGACATTGTGGCACTCATGGAAGTGAGTGAAATCTGTCCTAGGATGTTTCCTTCAGGTTTGTGAAGACTTCAGGAAATCCACTCCAGGTGAATACAAGAAAAATTGTGGGAAGCCTGTAGATTGCACACTGTGCTGTAACGTGCACCAGTGCATTGGGGTCTGGCATCCAACTCCTGACTTCAGCATTTGAAGACTAATTGTTGAAGGGAAAACCTGAATAGTCTGGagaaataaaatggagatttgtACTTGAAGAAGTCTTGATTTGCAAATCTGGGAGAAATTATGTTTACAGAAGGAATTCAGAAGTATTGTTTTATATGTTAGGTACTCTACTAATAAAGTGTCCCTTGTAAATACCAAAAACACGACCCTCAGCTATTAGAGAGACAAGGAAAATAATCTTGAGGGTAGCTTTATCTCCAGCATCAACTGCATGCCCAGatgtttcttttccatctctTACCCTTCAGTATTGATTTATGCAACTTTTCAGAAGATTAGGTCAGAAAGGAGgtgtgaaaaaaatataataaagaatGATATTGTTTTCCTCAAGATGAAAACCACCTGAATTTCCCATCACTTATAGTACTGTTTTCACTGTTGTACACCAGACTTGTGTCTGGATGACATTTTGCTGTAACAATGATGTAATAgatgtgatgtgatgtgatgtgGTGTGATGCAAAATCTTCCATAGGAGAGTACCTCATCTACTGCGTCAGCTGAAGTTTCCAACAATTAATTTTCAACAAGTTAATTCAGTGTTTGACCAAAGTAtgaaaaattctattttatCAAAAAAAGTGAGCATCTTTCTTCATTGTCCCGGAAAGATTCCACTGGAAGGTGAAATCAGAGCAGAGGATGACTCAGTACAACCATTCAGCACAGTTCTCTCTCCAGAGCTCAGCAAATAAATCATTAAATGTCACTGAAACACCTCTGTCTTGGGATGAAAGGACACTCTTAGGGCTGAAGATTTCCCTGTCAATCCTTCTGGCTGTTATAACTTTGGCAACGATCCTTGCAaatgtttttgttgttattaCCATTTTTCTGACTAGAAAGCTCCACACTCCTGCAAATTACCTCATTGGCTCCTTGGCAGTGACTGATCTCTTGGTGTCTGTGCTGGTGATGCCCGTCAGCATTGCCTACACTGTCACCCACACGTGGGCCTTTGGCCAGCTGCTGTGTGACATCTGGCTGTCATCAGACATCACGTGCTGCACGGCCTCCATCCTGCACCTCTGTGTCATTGCCCTGGACAGGTACTGGGCTATCACAGACGCTCTGGAGTACACCAAACGCCGCACTGCTGGCCGGGCAGCCCTCATGATTGCCGTGGTCTGGATGATATCTATCAGTATCTCCGTGCCACCGTTTTTCTGGAGGCAAGTGAAAGCTCATGAAGAAATTGCAAAGTGCGCTGTAAACACAGAGCAAATTTCCTACACGATTTATTCTACTTGTGGAGCTTTCTACATCCCAACCGTGCTCCTCCTGATATTGTATGGGAGAATTTATGTAGCAGCTCGATCCAGGATTCTGAAGCCACCCTCGTTATATGGCAAACGTTTCACTACTGCACACCTGATCACTGGTTCTGCAGGCTCTTCCCTCTGCTCCATTAATGCTAGCCTCCATGAAGGGCATGCCCATTCAGGTGCATCCCCAATATTTCTCGGTcatgttaaaataaaacttgCAGATAGTGcgctggaaaggaaaagaatttcTGCTGCGAGAGAAAGGAAAGCTACCAAAACTTTAGGCATTATTCTGGGAGCTTTCATTATCTGCTGGCTGCCTTTTTTTGTCATATCCCTAGTCCTGCCAATCTGCCAAGATGCCTGTTGGTTTCATCCCATCCTACTGGACTTTTTTACCTGGTTGGGTTACCTAAACTCATTAATTAATCCAGTAATTTATACAGCTTTTAATGAAGAATTTAAACAAGCTTTCCaaaaaataatacttttcaAAAAGTCTTCCTCTTGAGACTCTCCTCCTGTGTAAGTGACCCTTGTGCAATTTCACAGCCTACCTGAAACTTTCCATGCTTTTATTCCTAAGGAACAGAGTGGTAATTGCCATCTCTGCTGCTACCCTGTTCTGTGCATGTAACTGGGAATTTCTTGCCAATTTGATATTTTCTGTCTGGGACTGTACATGCCATCACAGAACTTGTCCATGGTCTCTGCAGTGATCATGTGTGTATGTAAGATCAATGACACACGAAATAAGCTTTGCAGCCAGGCAAGGTGTGTGAACCAGGGAGTTTGTCTCGTGGGATGAGGTGACACATTACCCTGATGGGAGGAAATTGTGTGTGTATTTACAAGACCTTAGTATTTCTGCTGTATATTATTAACCATTTATGTCAGCTGAGAGAAATTCTGGAGAGCAGGATCTGATACTTCTATTTTCTACAGCATGTATCTTACCCATGTGAAGCTGACAAAACCTGTAGCTCTTTCAGATGTGTGACACAGCCTGACTATAatcagcagcagggcagagcagcataGCACAGATGTAAGTTATGTGGATATTTCACAAATGCTGCATCTGAAGCTATGCTTTTGGTGAAGTGTAGAAAGGAGACAATTTAGTTGAATTAATTATTACACATTTTATCATTAATAGAACAGCCAGTAAAGAAATGCTACAAAATAAATAGCATGAAAATGATTGACCTTATATTTCTGTCATTTAACTTTTTTTGCATGCATAAACTGAAACAGGAGAATATGGTTAGTGCTGGTATGGAATGAATAGGATCTCATAAAATAGCCAGAAGTTTCACTCCTTGGTGACAAGATATGGCAAGTTAGGGGAGAACAAAGTGACACACCAATAAAAACTTTCTTAGTAATTTAGGTTGTTGGGGTGTATGTGGCATCCCTGTCTCTGGAATTCTCTAATACTGGTCAAGCAAACTGTGCTCAGGAATCACTGCCAGGACCCTCTGCTGGGGTCACAGAGCAGGTCCCTTCTACCCTGCCCTTCTCTGCCTCTGGGATTATTTCCCTGATTGCCAGGTGGGAAGCTGGCACATGGAGGAATTGGATGAAGTCTCAGACAAGACAGCACACCAAGTGGTGCAGCCCAAATTTCATGCAATGTTTTAGTCTCTGGGCATTTTGTATCAGAAGTGTCATGTCTATATTGAACATGAGAGCCTCACACTGCTTTGAAAATCACCCCATCCTCCTTCTGACCACCCTTCCATCTCTCAGCCTGCCCCAGTTCATCTCCACCACAGTGCATGTCCACCACAGCTTTCAGCCTCTCCTTTGCTTTTGTAGCACAGCTTTGCagcttttccctgctgctgccgcctCTGCTGAGGATGCACCACAAAGTGATGCCCCAGGACCACCCACGTGCTGCAGTCAGACAGAGCAGTTGTGTGGTCATAGAACAGCAGTCCTCTCTCACTGAAGGCATTTAAGGCTGCTCTGTTTGGGACATGGCTCCTCCACCCTCCCAAAAGGGCACTGATGTAGCTCTGTCAAGAGATTTGGATGGTGCCACTACATGGCCACAGCCACAGAGTGTCCTCCCAAAGTGTGTCCAGAGTGGCCAGTGcatgctgagctgtgctgctgcattgccTGGGCACATGTGAGCTGCCACAGCCCACAGGGGAAGGTCTCAACCATAAACCAGTGGGGACAACTGAACTCCCACACCTGAGGCCAGTCCCTGCTACTGTTCAATTTGCTGTTTCAGCAGCAATCAACTTTTCATCCTCCTCTGGTGATGACAGTCTGAAATGTTCACCTTTGGGCCAGTTAGTGATGACTTCCAAGATCCCTGGGTGATTCATGATTCACCTGCTCAGCGTGAAACATAAAGTTGCAGATCATGGTCCTGGAGGGCCTTTGAGAGGCTGGCTAGTCCATTCCCTGCCTGTATCAACTGTGCTTTTGTTCTCTTCCTGTATTTCCTACCCTTGAAGATTTCCAATTATGAACAGAATGGCAAGATACAGCAAGGAAGATGATCCACCACTCTTCTTTGACACTGTTTAATTCAAGAGTAAACAAAGTAGGCCCTTTCTTTGGTTAGATTATAGGTTAATTTTAAAAGGCACGTGGTCTAATATTACAGCATTCTTATTGTTAGTAAATATTTGATAGCATTCCTCAGTAATTTATATTGGAAAAAACAGTGATATGGAACTGGCAGACGAAAACACTTGCTAGGGATGATCATAAATTAAAGACAATTAACACCCACAGCCTCTGAGTTGAAAGGAGGAGGCTCTCATGTCACAGAGATCAATGTCCATATTTACCATG
Above is a genomic segment from Passer domesticus isolate bPasDom1 chromosome 24, bPasDom1.hap1, whole genome shotgun sequence containing:
- the HTR1D gene encoding 5-hydroxytryptamine receptor 1D is translated as MTQYNHSAQFSLQSSANKSLNVTETPLSWDERTLLGLKISLSILLAVITLATILANVFVVITIFLTRKLHTPANYLIGSLAVTDLLVSVLVMPVSIAYTVTHTWAFGQLLCDIWLSSDITCCTASILHLCVIALDRYWAITDALEYTKRRTAGRAALMIAVVWMISISISVPPFFWRQVKAHEEIAKCAVNTEQISYTIYSTCGAFYIPTVLLLILYGRIYVAARSRILKPPSLYGKRFTTAHLITGSAGSSLCSINASLHEGHAHSGASPIFLGHVKIKLADSALERKRISAARERKATKTLGIILGAFIICWLPFFVISLVLPICQDACWFHPILLDFFTWLGYLNSLINPVIYTAFNEEFKQAFQKIILFKKSSS